In one window of Acidobacteriota bacterium DNA:
- the yajC gene encoding preprotein translocase subunit YajC produces the protein MLISRQSARSFILNLNFDGSILFECVLIERIVLAADPGGALGQFLLLFGPLFVIWYLLVILPQQRNRRKTQQMLSNLKTGDRIMTSGGIYGLITGFRDDIVQVQIASQVKVDIARSAITGVHSEGDGQPAQEKASKAKK, from the coding sequence CTGCTGATCTCTCGACAGAGCGCGAGATCTTTCATCCTTAATCTCAACTTTGATGGCTCGATTTTGTTCGAGTGTGTGCTAATTGAACGGATTGTTCTGGCGGCGGACCCCGGCGGGGCGCTGGGACAGTTTCTATTGTTGTTTGGCCCCCTCTTTGTGATCTGGTACCTCCTGGTTATTCTTCCTCAGCAACGCAACCGCCGCAAGACGCAGCAGATGCTCTCCAATCTGAAGACCGGTGACCGCATTATGACCTCAGGCGGAATTTATGGCTTGATTACCGGCTTTCGAGACGATATTGTGCAGGTTCAGATCGCCAGCCAGGTGAAGGTTGATATCGCCCGGAGCGCCATCACCGGCGTGCACTCCGAGGGGGACGGCCAGCCTGCGCAGGAGAAGGCTTCCAAGGCAAAGAAGTGA